From the genome of Candidatus Bathyarchaeota archaeon, one region includes:
- a CDS encoding threonylcarbamoyl-AMP synthase, protein MRKEVQKTRILKATLENVRAAAEIVKKGGLIVYPTDTVYGLGCDPFNISAVEKLIRVKGTRDKPLPILAYSLNDIERVAELSEKARRIGEKFWPGPLTLILPKKRSSDIITFSLTTIGVRIPNHKVALKLIGLSGGLLIGTSANKTGVQPPSNAAEAYEQLNGKVDVILDGGMVKLGVPSTILDLTCERLEVLRNGPVNLEDVMESFEKPV, encoded by the coding sequence ATGAGAAAGGAGGTTCAAAAAACGCGCATATTAAAGGCAACGCTCGAGAATGTTAGAGCTGCCGCAGAAATCGTCAAGAAAGGCGGATTAATTGTTTATCCAACAGACACCGTTTACGGTCTAGGCTGTGACCCTTTCAATATTAGCGCCGTTGAGAAGCTTATCCGCGTAAAAGGCACACGAGACAAGCCCTTGCCCATTCTTGCATATAGCTTAAACGACATTGAGAGAGTAGCGGAACTTTCTGAAAAAGCCAGACGAATTGGAGAAAAATTCTGGCCTGGACCTTTAACTCTAATATTGCCTAAAAAACGTTCTTCCGACATTATTACATTTAGTTTAACGACCATTGGTGTTAGGATACCGAATCACAAAGTTGCACTCAAGCTTATAGGATTGTCAGGTGGGCTTCTCATAGGCACTAGTGCTAACAAAACCGGGGTGCAGCCTCCATCTAATGCTGCTGAGGCTTATGAACAATTGAATGGGAAGGTGGATGTGATTCTTGATGGCGGGATGGTTAAACTCGGGGTTCCTTCGACTATTTTGGATTTGACTTGTGAAAGACTGGAGGTTTTGCGCAATGGTCCTGTGAATCTTGAAGATGTAATGGAATCTTTTGAAAAGCCTGTTTGA
- a CDS encoding hydroxymethylglutaryl-CoA synthase, translating into MERIDFFYEEGTLEICTLVNKPTNKFTKLGPYLYGIFSFHNDKVRFPGRLTDRIIRDEEELRLDDLEGRRVVPRFRRRHAVDASGIIPTISLTFSFADEYYPYQEYKIVKPSKEYEKPGIVGYGVYSSKFRIREGRIERAVPFLDEDAITAAVEAGKIALIHSGVDHRLIGKVYVGSESNPYAVKPIASKVAQVLKLGEEYQAEGIQCVDAIDTEFACKAATSMFKDAASLVYYPDSEESYAMVIGADNSQSAPRDEPGGELDLFVGYGGAAFIFGMHDVIAQFEGWVSTTSDTPDFWRRDTQPYPSHGGRFTGKPAYFKHVTKTVKKLMERLKLEPRDINYFVAHQPNAAFPTRVAKDLGFKEEQFLPGLQVAKFGNTYSGCSPIGLAAVLDIAKPNDRILVASYGSGAGSDAYSFVTTSQLMDKRPRQKFTVRYQAENKFIDYVDYATYRRIKQGMHAT; encoded by the coding sequence ATGGAGCGTATCGACTTCTTTTACGAAGAAGGAACGCTGGAAATTTGCACCCTTGTAAATAAACCTACAAACAAGTTCACAAAATTGGGCCCATACCTCTATGGAATATTTTCGTTCCACAACGACAAAGTACGTTTTCCAGGCAGATTAACTGATCGTATTATCAGAGATGAAGAGGAACTAAGGCTCGATGATTTGGAAGGAAGAAGGGTTGTCCCACGCTTCAGGAGAAGACACGCTGTAGATGCCAGCGGAATAATCCCAACGATATCTCTGACTTTTTCTTTTGCTGATGAATACTACCCTTACCAAGAGTATAAAATAGTTAAGCCTTCGAAGGAATACGAGAAGCCAGGAATAGTGGGTTATGGTGTCTATTCTTCTAAGTTCAGAATTAGAGAAGGAAGAATAGAGCGCGCTGTCCCTTTTCTAGATGAAGACGCTATAACAGCAGCCGTTGAAGCTGGAAAAATCGCACTTATTCATTCAGGTGTCGATCATAGGTTGATTGGCAAGGTGTATGTAGGATCAGAGTCTAATCCTTACGCTGTCAAGCCGATCGCTTCTAAAGTAGCTCAGGTTCTGAAGCTTGGTGAAGAGTACCAAGCAGAAGGTATCCAATGTGTAGACGCGATAGACACGGAGTTTGCATGTAAAGCAGCGACTAGCATGTTTAAGGACGCTGCTTCTCTAGTGTATTACCCCGATTCAGAAGAATCTTATGCCATGGTAATCGGAGCAGACAATTCTCAATCTGCCCCAAGAGACGAGCCAGGAGGTGAACTAGACTTGTTTGTAGGCTATGGAGGCGCCGCTTTCATTTTTGGCATGCATGATGTAATAGCTCAGTTTGAAGGCTGGGTTTCAACAACATCAGACACGCCAGATTTTTGGAGAAGGGACACACAACCTTACCCAAGTCACGGCGGTAGATTTACGGGTAAACCAGCTTACTTCAAACACGTAACAAAAACCGTCAAAAAGCTCATGGAACGATTGAAGCTTGAACCCCGTGACATAAACTATTTTGTAGCCCATCAGCCTAACGCTGCTTTTCCAACACGTGTTGCTAAAGATTTAGGTTTTAAAGAAGAACAATTTCTGCCCGGGCTTCAGGTTGCAAAATTTGGAAATACATACTCTGGGTGCTCGCCCATCGGTTTAGCCGCTGTCCTTGACATAGCAAAACCGAACGATAGAATATTAGTGGCGAGTTATGGTTCTGGGGCAGGGAGTGATGCTTACTCTTTTGTTACCACAAGCCAGTTAATGGATAAGAGACCTAGACAGAAATTCACTGTAAGATATCAGGCTGAAAACAAATTCATAGATTATGTAGATTACGCCACTTATAGAAGAATTAAGCAAGGAATGCACGCAACTTGA
- a CDS encoding NTPase, producing the protein MKRLTFITGSPRTGKTTVLLKAAEQLSVRGYKLGGMISGEIRERGVRVGFEVRDYASNKRGWLAHVRQPVGPRIGKYRVNLDDLNLIGVTAILNALKDADIVLIDEIGPMELFSEIFRDAVQKAVNSSKPVLGTIHYRAQHNLIKQIKSRKDADVIEVTQETRAKLLISIVNKIIKFMQQGLYEG; encoded by the coding sequence ATGAAACGTCTAACATTCATAACTGGCTCTCCAAGAACAGGGAAAACAACCGTGTTGCTTAAAGCAGCAGAGCAGCTGAGCGTAAGAGGCTACAAACTAGGTGGTATGATTAGTGGAGAAATTCGTGAAAGGGGTGTCCGAGTAGGCTTCGAAGTCCGCGACTATGCATCGAATAAGAGAGGATGGCTTGCACATGTTCGTCAACCTGTAGGCCCTCGAATAGGCAAATATCGAGTCAACCTTGACGACCTCAACTTAATAGGCGTGACAGCCATTCTGAACGCCTTAAAGGACGCAGATATAGTGCTGATTGACGAAATCGGTCCCATGGAGTTATTCTCTGAAATCTTTAGAGACGCTGTGCAAAAGGCGGTTAATAGCTCTAAACCAGTACTTGGCACGATTCACTACCGCGCTCAACACAACCTTATCAAACAAATCAAATCTAGGAAGGATGCAGACGTAATTGAAGTTACTCAAGAAACTAGAGCTAAACTTCTCATTTCGATTGTAAACAAGATTATTAAGTTTATGCAACAAGGATTGTATGAAGGCTGA
- the rnhB gene encoding ribonuclease HII has translation MRILGVDEAGRGCVIGPLVIAGVLIDETRQLELLKLGVKDSKLLSRRRRELLTKEIKQIAIDTHMVKLFPAEIDKAVNSRRKLHKLNRLEARTMAHVIEALRPDIAIVDASDVLANRYKHHIKECLSFPVQVISEHKADRNYPVVSAASIIAKVERDCDIDKLKAQHGDFGSGYMADSKTTAFLETLARRSSVYPDFVRRSWKPAKAAKANAKMKQIKLYEDIAKA, from the coding sequence ATGCGAATATTGGGCGTAGATGAGGCAGGCCGCGGCTGTGTTATTGGTCCTTTAGTTATTGCAGGGGTGCTAATAGATGAAACGCGTCAGCTTGAACTTCTGAAACTTGGAGTGAAGGACAGCAAACTTCTGTCACGTCGCCGACGAGAACTATTAACCAAAGAAATTAAACAAATCGCAATCGACACACACATGGTCAAACTCTTCCCTGCGGAAATAGACAAGGCAGTCAACAGTCGAAGAAAGCTACATAAGCTTAACCGTTTGGAAGCACGAACGATGGCACACGTAATCGAAGCACTCAGACCCGACATTGCAATCGTCGATGCTTCTGACGTCTTAGCAAACCGCTACAAACATCACATCAAGGAATGTCTTTCCTTTCCAGTGCAAGTGATATCAGAACATAAAGCGGACAGAAACTATCCAGTTGTTTCTGCTGCCTCTATAATTGCCAAAGTTGAAAGAGACTGTGACATAGACAAATTGAAAGCTCAACATGGCGACTTTGGAAGCGGCTATATGGCGGATTCAAAAACCACAGCTTTCCTTGAAACCCTTGCAAGAAGAAGCAGCGTATACCCAGATTTTGTGCGCCGATCTTGGAAACCCGCAAAGGCAGCTAAGGCAAACGCGAAAATGAAGCAAATCAAACTGTACGAAGACATAGCTAAAGCTTAG
- a CDS encoding nicotinate phosphoribosyltransferase, translated as MRLFHVASDEEIKRAETTDIYFVRTKQILEAKGREKTRVIAEVTSGSLPENWPWGILCGIEELAHLFKGIPVNIYSMSEGTVFYAADHQGFREPVIRIEGSYGDFCLYETPLLGLICQASGIATRAARTRKVAKNKRLISFGIRRMHPSLSPMIDRAAFIGGFDAVSCLTGAKAVETEPVGTMPHALIIVMGDQIKAWKAFDSVVKEDVPRVALVDTYSDEKMEAIMAVKALKKLKAVRLDTPSSRKGNFAEIVREVRWELNIRGCKHVQILVSGGLNEESVRQLSEAGADAFGIGTHVSNSPTVNFAMDIVEIDGKLCAKRGKLGGMKEVWRCPKCLVDVVLSCNEHRPKCPKCRGKTVRMLKPLVKNGNVVAKLPKPKEIRKYVLKQLEKLSLE; from the coding sequence ATGCGTCTTTTTCATGTTGCTTCCGACGAAGAAATTAAACGAGCAGAAACCACGGACATCTACTTTGTCCGCACAAAACAGATTCTAGAAGCTAAAGGTAGGGAAAAAACCCGTGTGATAGCGGAAGTTACTTCCGGTAGCCTTCCAGAAAATTGGCCTTGGGGCATTCTGTGCGGCATCGAAGAATTAGCCCATTTGTTCAAAGGTATCCCCGTTAATATCTATTCGATGTCTGAAGGAACCGTTTTCTATGCTGCTGATCACCAAGGTTTCCGCGAGCCTGTTATACGAATTGAAGGTTCTTATGGAGACTTTTGTCTCTACGAAACTCCTCTTCTAGGCCTTATTTGTCAAGCCTCTGGAATAGCTACTCGAGCAGCAAGAACAAGAAAAGTTGCTAAAAACAAACGTCTTATTTCTTTTGGTATCCGTCGCATGCACCCGTCTCTTTCACCAATGATAGACCGTGCAGCGTTCATTGGTGGATTTGACGCCGTTAGCTGTCTGACGGGTGCCAAGGCAGTAGAGACCGAACCCGTGGGAACTATGCCCCACGCCCTCATCATAGTTATGGGCGACCAGATTAAAGCATGGAAAGCTTTTGACAGCGTAGTTAAAGAAGATGTGCCTCGCGTTGCCTTGGTAGATACATACTCGGATGAAAAGATGGAAGCAATTATGGCTGTAAAGGCTTTGAAAAAATTAAAGGCAGTACGACTTGACACACCATCCTCTCGTAAAGGTAATTTCGCAGAAATTGTGCGAGAGGTACGATGGGAACTGAACATTCGCGGTTGCAAACATGTCCAAATTTTAGTTTCTGGAGGTTTGAACGAAGAATCAGTCCGACAACTAAGCGAGGCTGGTGCAGATGCGTTTGGTATAGGCACACATGTGAGTAATTCACCTACTGTAAACTTCGCTATGGATATAGTTGAGATAGATGGAAAGTTATGTGCAAAGCGAGGTAAGCTTGGAGGGATGAAGGAGGTGTGGCGATGCCCAAAATGCCTAGTCGATGTAGTTTTATCCTGTAATGAACATCGACCAAAATGTCCAAAGTGTCGAGGCAAAACAGTGCGAATGTTGAAACCATTAGTCAAAAACGGGAATGTGGTGGCAAAGTTGCCTAAGCCAAAAGAAATTCGCAAATACGTATTAAAGCAGTTGGAAAAACTTTCTCTTGAATAA
- a CDS encoding isoaspartyl peptidase/L-asparaginase, with protein sequence MQRPTIIVHGGAGEWRPERRGAGITGVKEAAKSGFDFLKQNGNALDAVESAVMSMEDNEVFNAGLGSSLSLDKRIEMEASIMDGKTLSAGAVGLVSDVKHPVHLARIVMENTDHIFIVGQSAEKLAEIFSLERRNPNTNLREKYWRELKNKMTQDELSYLPKLSELLKSHPNLFNLDTVGAVAVDEEGNVAAATSTGGISLKVPGRIGDSPLIGCGNYADNEAGACSATGIGEIAIRLVLAKSTCDLIRVGQTPQKATEISIQEVNRRMQNVSNQMGLIAVDSEGRIGAAHNSHHLVWAYMTPQIRSPKTFLRAEILKPPV encoded by the coding sequence ATGCAGAGGCCGACAATAATAGTTCATGGTGGCGCCGGAGAATGGCGTCCAGAAAGACGAGGAGCAGGCATCACAGGGGTTAAAGAGGCAGCAAAGTCTGGGTTTGACTTTTTAAAACAAAACGGAAACGCTCTTGATGCCGTGGAGTCCGCAGTTATGTCAATGGAAGACAATGAAGTCTTTAACGCAGGGTTAGGGTCATCGTTATCCCTCGATAAACGTATCGAAATGGAAGCTTCCATAATGGATGGCAAAACACTATCGGCAGGAGCGGTAGGACTAGTAAGCGATGTCAAACATCCCGTACATTTAGCTCGTATTGTCATGGAAAACACCGATCACATTTTCATAGTGGGACAAAGCGCAGAGAAATTGGCTGAAATTTTCAGCTTGGAACGGAGAAACCCAAACACTAACCTTAGGGAAAAATACTGGCGCGAATTAAAGAACAAAATGACACAAGACGAGCTTAGCTATTTACCCAAGCTGTCCGAGTTATTGAAATCGCATCCCAACCTTTTTAACCTTGATACTGTCGGCGCAGTTGCAGTCGACGAAGAAGGCAACGTGGCAGCGGCAACATCTACAGGTGGGATTTCTCTAAAAGTTCCAGGACGAATAGGAGATTCACCTTTGATAGGCTGCGGCAACTATGCCGATAACGAGGCAGGCGCATGTTCAGCCACGGGAATAGGAGAAATTGCCATTCGACTCGTTCTAGCGAAAAGCACGTGCGATTTAATACGCGTAGGACAAACGCCGCAGAAAGCAACCGAAATCTCAATTCAAGAAGTAAACCGTAGAATGCAAAACGTTTCCAACCAAATGGGTTTGATAGCTGTTGACTCTGAAGGCAGAATTGGCGCAGCACACAATTCACATCACCTGGTCTGGGCTTATATGACGCCTCAAATTCGAAGTCCAAAAACCTTCTTAAGGGCGGAAATTTTGAAGCCCCCTGTCTAG
- a CDS encoding DUF3788 domain-containing protein, protein MLKRERGVLLTDMGQDFHRMTDKINKPTKQKIMSFIGEPAKKAWLDVRQFIEDYYGLVPETVFYGAKYGWTIRYRKSGKTLCSLFPEKGGFTVLVVLGKKESEKALSMRDELSSKIRNFLEDTEQLHDGRWLWLRILTTSDANDVKKLLQIKRKPNKT, encoded by the coding sequence ATGTTGAAACGAGAGAGAGGAGTACTGTTGACCGATATGGGGCAAGATTTTCATCGGATGACAGATAAGATAAATAAGCCTACCAAACAAAAAATTATGAGTTTCATTGGAGAACCGGCAAAGAAAGCTTGGCTAGATGTAAGACAGTTTATTGAAGACTATTATGGTCTTGTACCTGAAACGGTATTTTATGGAGCAAAGTACGGATGGACAATCCGTTACCGCAAAAGCGGCAAAACTTTATGCTCACTTTTCCCTGAGAAAGGTGGATTCACAGTTCTGGTAGTTCTTGGCAAGAAAGAATCTGAAAAAGCTCTTTCAATGCGAGATGAACTGAGTTCTAAAATCCGCAATTTTCTAGAGGACACTGAACAATTGCATGATGGACGCTGGTTATGGCTTAGAATATTAACAACAAGTGATGCTAACGACGTAAAAAAACTTCTACAAATAAAAAGAAAGCCGAACAAGACTTAA
- a CDS encoding transcriptional regulator has protein sequence MKLPCEVAVKSVVPAIRALLAKELIETYGMKQREAANLLGITQTAVSKYAHHVRGRVLLMEKEKKVEILISKTAALLANGNLNRTALALQICTACKFVRKKGLMCELCKRVDPTLDIQQCKVCLFLT, from the coding sequence ATGAAACTTCCATGCGAAGTTGCAGTAAAATCAGTCGTCCCCGCAATACGCGCCCTTCTTGCAAAAGAGCTCATTGAAACCTACGGAATGAAACAAAGAGAAGCAGCCAACCTACTTGGCATAACCCAGACAGCGGTAAGCAAATATGCTCACCATGTAAGAGGAAGAGTTCTGTTGATGGAAAAAGAAAAGAAAGTTGAAATACTAATTTCGAAAACTGCTGCCTTACTAGCTAACGGCAACTTGAACAGAACAGCGCTTGCACTACAAATCTGCACTGCATGCAAGTTTGTACGAAAAAAGGGTCTTATGTGTGAGCTCTGCAAACGCGTGGATCCAACTTTAGACATTCAACAATGTAAAGTATGCCTTTTCCTCACGTGA
- a CDS encoding tRNA (guanine(10)-N(2))-dimethyltransferase codes for MSFHFPMEVITEGLVQVAVPRLKAFVKKPSDYAPSKAPVFYNPVMELNRDLAVLALQAFQRLVGRELAICEPLAGCGIRGIRLAREVGSVKKVVVNDINSEAYRLTKFNVEKNELVDKFTVENEDANFLLSRFAAPKKRFDYVDIDPFGSPMPYADSALRALRSGGLLALTATDLAPLCGVHPKACVRKYGGKPLRTEYCHELAVRLLAGALARTAAKYDVGVKVMFSHSSEHYIRLYAIVDYGAKKADASLKNMGYIYHCFACFHREISAGMFHCKKEACSECGSRMSVAGPLWIGKIVSEDFIASMEREAKTKSFKRKKNIRKLLILTKEEANAPITYYMVDKICDKLGLPVPSIKKVIAELEKARYQVSFTHFKTHGIKTDAPAKIVKETIAEMC; via the coding sequence TTGAGCTTTCATTTTCCAATGGAAGTTATTACTGAAGGCTTGGTTCAGGTTGCCGTGCCGAGACTTAAGGCTTTTGTGAAGAAACCTTCCGATTACGCGCCGTCGAAGGCGCCCGTGTTCTACAATCCCGTAATGGAGTTGAATCGTGATCTGGCAGTTTTGGCATTGCAGGCTTTTCAACGACTTGTTGGGCGGGAATTAGCGATTTGTGAACCATTAGCTGGTTGCGGAATTCGGGGGATACGCTTGGCAAGAGAGGTTGGAAGTGTGAAGAAAGTGGTGGTTAACGATATTAATAGCGAAGCTTATCGTTTAACGAAGTTTAACGTAGAAAAGAATGAATTGGTAGACAAGTTTACTGTGGAGAACGAAGACGCAAATTTTTTGTTAAGTCGTTTTGCAGCCCCTAAAAAAAGGTTTGATTATGTTGACATTGACCCTTTTGGGTCGCCAATGCCTTATGCAGATTCCGCTTTGAGGGCTCTACGAAGTGGTGGGCTGTTGGCATTGACTGCTACTGATTTGGCTCCTCTGTGTGGCGTACATCCTAAAGCATGCGTGCGAAAGTACGGTGGAAAACCGTTGCGAACTGAGTATTGCCACGAGTTGGCTGTGCGTTTGTTGGCTGGAGCTTTGGCAAGAACCGCAGCTAAATATGACGTTGGTGTCAAAGTGATGTTCAGCCACAGTTCGGAGCATTACATCAGGCTTTATGCCATAGTGGATTATGGAGCTAAAAAGGCAGATGCTAGTCTAAAGAACATGGGATATATCTACCACTGCTTTGCCTGCTTTCACAGAGAAATATCAGCCGGAATGTTCCATTGCAAGAAAGAAGCATGCTCAGAGTGCGGCAGCAGGATGAGTGTTGCGGGGCCTCTTTGGATAGGTAAAATCGTCAGCGAAGATTTCATTGCTTCTATGGAGAGGGAAGCAAAAACTAAGAGTTTCAAGCGCAAAAAGAATATTCGTAAGCTTTTAATTCTGACGAAGGAAGAGGCAAATGCCCCTATTACGTATTATATGGTGGACAAGATTTGTGATAAACTCGGCTTGCCTGTGCCGTCAATAAAGAAGGTAATTGCAGAGCTGGAAAAGGCAAGGTATCAAGTGAGCTTTACACACTTTAAAACCCACGGCATCAAGACAGACGCTCCAGCTAAAATAGTCAAAGAAACAATTGCCGAGATGTGCTGA
- a CDS encoding helix-turn-helix domain-containing protein, whose product MDRKEILDSAESLFEEAGFHRSQRCCIRPSCFDFVARKGKQLAFVKVHPNIGNVYKKDADGLTTMARLFSGASLFVCEKTRRKPLENDTIYSRYNVGAVTLKTLENGLLKEMGPLIEAGPGGYYVRLDGKAIRKKRLKKDLSIGKMAEIMGVSRRTLYGYELGMAKASVSTAYKLEWVLGMPVIKPIDIFQYSEKPEGILAAAKRIISESRFLQFVIRKLLQFNFSVFQLKHAPFDFVAKPPESRICLLGTVAYEKEQNFEVRTEEIMSISKIIEAQPVFITDSKKISIDNVPLIHREDLEKIASSEDFMAKL is encoded by the coding sequence ATGGACAGAAAGGAAATTCTGGACAGCGCTGAATCCCTTTTTGAAGAAGCAGGCTTTCACCGATCACAGAGATGTTGCATACGACCGAGCTGTTTTGACTTTGTGGCGCGAAAAGGAAAACAACTTGCCTTCGTTAAGGTTCATCCTAACATTGGGAATGTCTATAAAAAAGACGCTGATGGGCTCACAACTATGGCAAGGCTTTTTTCTGGAGCATCACTATTCGTTTGCGAAAAAACACGGAGGAAACCGCTAGAAAATGATACGATTTATTCAAGATATAACGTAGGTGCCGTTACTCTTAAGACCCTTGAAAATGGCCTTCTCAAAGAAATGGGGCCGCTGATCGAAGCGGGTCCAGGAGGATATTACGTAAGATTAGATGGAAAAGCGATTAGAAAGAAGCGGTTAAAGAAGGACCTATCGATAGGCAAGATGGCGGAGATCATGGGTGTTTCGCGAAGAACACTTTATGGTTATGAACTGGGAATGGCGAAGGCTTCCGTTTCAACAGCTTACAAGCTCGAGTGGGTCTTGGGCATGCCTGTTATAAAGCCTATTGACATTTTTCAATATTCAGAAAAACCTGAAGGGATTCTTGCTGCTGCAAAACGCATAATTAGTGAAAGCCGCTTTCTCCAATTTGTCATTAGGAAACTGCTTCAGTTCAACTTTTCAGTTTTCCAATTAAAGCATGCTCCTTTCGATTTTGTTGCAAAGCCTCCGGAAAGCAGGATTTGCCTTTTAGGAACTGTTGCATACGAAAAAGAGCAGAATTTCGAAGTTAGAACTGAGGAGATCATGAGCATTAGCAAGATTATTGAGGCTCAACCCGTATTTATTACGGACAGCAAGAAGATTTCCATTGACAATGTTCCTCTTATCCATCGCGAAGATTTGGAAAAGATTGCGTCTTCTGAAGATTTTATGGCTAAGCTTTAG
- a CDS encoding fibrillarin-like rRNA/tRNA 2'-O-methyltransferase codes for MKGERNVVVDVKPHPNFAGIYRVRLEDGSRRLATENLVPRKNVYGERLISLKGIEYRVWDPFRSKLAAAILKGLIMVPIRPGHRVLYLGAASGTTASHVSDLVGESGHVYCVEFAARVMRELVNNVCAFRFNMTPILEDARMPRKYAMFVEKVDDIYCDVAQPEQAKVLADNAKLFLKEDGWALLAVKSQSIDITKKPVDVYRQEVNILKSRGFAVKEVIQLEPYDKAHAMIVSKI; via the coding sequence ATAAAAGGAGAAAGAAACGTGGTCGTGGACGTTAAGCCTCATCCGAACTTTGCTGGAATTTACCGTGTCAGGTTAGAAGACGGTTCACGAAGATTGGCTACTGAGAATTTGGTTCCAAGAAAGAACGTTTATGGCGAACGTTTAATTTCTCTTAAGGGTATCGAGTATAGGGTCTGGGATCCTTTCCGCAGCAAGCTTGCAGCAGCCATTTTGAAAGGGTTAATTATGGTGCCTATACGACCTGGCCATAGGGTTTTGTATCTCGGGGCAGCCTCGGGAACGACAGCAAGCCACGTTTCCGACTTGGTGGGAGAAAGCGGACACGTTTACTGTGTGGAATTTGCCGCTCGTGTCATGCGCGAACTAGTAAACAACGTATGCGCTTTTCGTTTTAACATGACGCCGATATTGGAAGACGCAAGAATGCCTAGAAAATATGCGATGTTTGTTGAGAAAGTGGATGACATCTACTGTGACGTAGCGCAGCCCGAACAAGCAAAAGTTTTAGCGGACAACGCAAAGCTTTTCTTGAAGGAGGATGGGTGGGCCCTGCTGGCGGTTAAGTCTCAAAGTATCGACATAACTAAAAAACCAGTAGACGTGTACAGGCAAGAAGTAAATATATTGAAGAGCCGCGGGTTCGCTGTAAAGGAAGTTATACAACTTGAACCATACGACAAAGCACACGCAATGATTGTATCAAAAATTTAA
- a CDS encoding redox-regulated ATPase YchF: MSIAGKKTRPYSIGIVGKPNVGKSTFFSAATLAPAEIANYPFTTIKPNRGIGYIRTPCVHEEFNVKDNPVNSLCLDGVRLIPVELIDCAGLVPGAWQGRGLGNQFLDEIRKADALIHIVDAAGATDIEGKQCKPGTHDPLEDVRFLEVEITMWIANILKRDWAKMARTIESKGAGVDLLSQLEERLSGLSIKRGHIFEAIRQSRLNADKPASWSEEELLKFIDTLRRVAKPMLVAANKIDLPAAEENVERLKQQDYFVVPCSAEAELALRRATEKEWIDYKPGDCNYNILKPAALSETQQKALQIIKERILAPFGTTGVQEAINAAYFKLLNCIVVYPVEDIEKLSNHNGEVLPDAYIVPYGTTARQLAYLIHTELGDNFIYAVEVREKKRIGEGHVLKDRDVITIVSAKKRA; encoded by the coding sequence ATGTCCATAGCGGGCAAAAAAACTCGACCATACTCTATTGGAATTGTCGGTAAACCTAATGTAGGCAAATCAACATTTTTTTCTGCCGCCACATTGGCACCTGCAGAGATAGCTAATTACCCGTTTACCACCATAAAGCCGAACCGGGGGATTGGATACATTCGCACACCCTGTGTTCACGAAGAATTCAACGTAAAAGATAACCCCGTCAATTCGCTATGTTTGGACGGTGTGCGGCTCATCCCTGTGGAGTTGATTGACTGCGCTGGATTAGTGCCCGGAGCATGGCAAGGACGTGGACTAGGAAACCAGTTTCTAGACGAGATTCGAAAGGCTGATGCGCTAATCCACATTGTTGATGCAGCTGGAGCTACCGACATTGAGGGCAAGCAGTGCAAGCCAGGCACACATGATCCCTTGGAGGATGTACGTTTCCTTGAGGTTGAGATTACAATGTGGATAGCTAATATCCTGAAACGTGATTGGGCAAAGATGGCAAGGACCATTGAATCTAAGGGGGCAGGAGTTGATTTGCTCAGTCAGCTTGAAGAGAGATTAAGCGGCTTATCCATTAAGCGTGGACACATTTTCGAGGCAATAAGGCAAAGTAGGTTAAATGCTGACAAACCAGCTTCATGGAGCGAAGAAGAACTTCTCAAGTTTATAGATACCTTAAGAAGAGTTGCAAAGCCTATGCTAGTTGCAGCAAATAAAATTGACTTGCCCGCAGCTGAAGAAAACGTAGAGCGATTGAAACAACAAGATTATTTTGTGGTTCCATGCAGTGCGGAGGCTGAACTGGCATTACGTAGGGCTACAGAAAAGGAGTGGATAGATTACAAACCAGGCGACTGTAACTACAACATTCTTAAACCAGCCGCCCTAAGCGAAACACAGCAGAAAGCCCTTCAAATAATTAAGGAAAGAATCTTAGCCCCCTTCGGCACCACGGGAGTACAAGAAGCCATAAACGCAGCATACTTCAAACTACTGAACTGCATAGTTGTTTATCCAGTAGAGGACATAGAGAAACTCAGCAATCATAACGGCGAGGTTTTGCCTGATGCTTACATTGTTCCTTACGGAACAACCGCTCGGCAGCTTGCCTACCTTATCCATACGGAACTTGGCGACAATTTCATCTATGCCGTAGAAGTACGCGAGAAAAAACGCATAGGTGAAGGCCATGTATTGAAAGACAGGGACGTAATCACTATTGTAAGTGCCAAAAAAAGAGCCTAA